ACCTTTTCAAAACAACATCCATCCAAGAGAGGAAACGAGAGTacaagacagaaagaaagaaagaaaggcagaggagaagggaaagggagagaacaACTGATGGGCTGCTATGTGCTCTCTGACCGTGGGATCTACTGACTGGGAGTACCCTCATCAGTGACGGACTTGACTGGCCTGAACGAAGTGCAATGATACAGTTAAAAGTATTCTTAGGGGAATTCATAGATTACATATTCCCTTCCAGTGTAGTTACTCATTCACTGTGAGTGAGGCTCAGACAGGATAGCTGTATGGTGGAGAAGAAGCAACAAGATGGATTTTAGAGGTAAGGATTTACTTTGCTGTTCTGTATTTGTAAATTATCGTTTCCATTGGAATTCCATTATTTCCAAGGCCAAATAATATTCATCCAAATACTTGAATGACTGATAATGCTCGAATGACTGATGGTAAGTCCCGTTGACCATGTAGTTTGAGTCATGTAATATGTTAGCGAGATCtttttttgtgatatccaatcgGTAGTTAGCAGTCTTGTCCCACCACTGTAACTCCTGTGTGGAGCAATGCGTcatccgaaacacgaccctgccaagccgcactgcttcctgacactgctcgcttaacccgtaggccacaccaatgtgttggagggaggacacaccgtacaactggcgacacaagtcagcgtgcatgtgcccgACCGGCCAAACAGTCTCCTAATcctgatgacgctgggccaattgtgcgccgcctcatagGTCTACCTGGTTCGCGGcaggctgcgacacagcctgggattgaacccgggtctgtagtgacacctttagcactgcgatgcagtgccttagaccgatgcGCCTCTCGGGAGGCGAGGTCAAAGTTCtttgtacattacattacattttgaaATGTATTAGAGCCAATCATTTGTTTAAAATGTCAATAATTTTACTAAAATGTTGCTTGTATCTGATCCTGCACATCTCTCTCTAAATCAGGTGGTTTGTGTTGAAACTTAGTCATAGTGTCCTGTACAGTAATACTGTGCGTCATTAGATATAGTTTGGGGTAAGGACACATCCTGCAGCATAAAGAGGTCGTGCTCCTATCTGCTGCTGAATGACTGGTAGGAATAGAGTGGGGTGTACTTTACACAATACTTACTGTGGACTACAAAACTCTTCTTGGCAGAAGAACTGTGTCACATCAAATTAATTTAATCTTTGATCTGAGGCTGGGCTGGTCTTAGttttttgggggccctaagcaaaATTTTGCTTGGGGGCCAGCCACCTCACGGGTAAAACATTTGAATGGTCCCCCTCTTGAGGTCAGAGAGACAAATTTGaagttttaaagcacattttctgcaattctacacattttgccatgaggtggAGAAAAATGTTGCAGGTTTCaaactaatttcatgcaattctactcattgtGCCATGCAACAGGCAGAAACCGtttcagttttaaagcaaattttctACAATTCTAAAACATTTTCCATGGGGTGGAAATAATTTAGCAGTTTTTAGAACatttttcatgcaattctactcattttttTCCTTGAGGCGGGGAAAAAAATATGCAGTTTtaagcaattctacacattttgccatgacttattcCTTGATCATAGATATCTGAGtcagagtgactaacaaaatcaatgggggcaccctgaaggtcagggcccctgggaaCAGGCACTGCGTGCCTGATCAGTAATTCTGCCAAGAATACTGCAAGGTGTATTTAGCTAGCAAGACTAACTTACCAATTTAAAAAGTGTGAGCTGACATGGGCAAGACAttacaagagaaaaactgctgacaTGCTaccaaatttcgaaattgcaccttgtatATTCTACGACTCTAacactcaacagtaagttgagactcCGACTGAATtcctaatatgtatatattttttaatttaaaaaacagtTTATGTCGCTTATGCCAGAGCATGCCCTGATCTAAGACTCACTGACCCTTGTAAGCAAAATGTGAAAAATAACTATGGTGTTTAAAGTACATTCTTAGTTGATGGATGTCAATTTACTCATTTTTACTGTTGTGTCCCAGTTAAGTGTATTTCAGTGTCTTTACAATGTATCTCAGTGTATGTCAGTCTACTtaccccactgtctctctccacagtgaTGGGGTCCTGTGTGGCCTTGGTGCCTGTCCTTCTGCTCCTGTCCTCCCTGCAGCACACCAGTGAGGCTGGAAGGGTCCTGGTCTACCCTGTCGACGGCAGCCACTGGCTCAACATGAGGATACTGGTGGAGGCGCTTCACACCCAGGGTCACCAGGTCATTAAGCATGAGACAATCTCATGATATGAGAACAAAACAATATGTACATTGGACTTGTACTGCAATACTATTTATCACATGACTGCCCATAAAAAATACAGTTGAATTTAACATTAATATTAGGATTTATGATTTGCCATCGTTGAGAAACCTTTGAAATGTTgttcaaataaaaatacaaatgcaGAGGAACGTACCGAACCAAGAGCTGAGTGTACTGTCTTTCCCTTCCAGGTGACCATTCTGCGCTCCTCCACCAGCTGGTACGTGGCTGAACACTCCCCCCACTACACCTCCATCACTGTGCCCCAGGCTCAGCCCCAGAACATCGAGAGTCAGGAGTTCATGGCCCACTTCCTGAAGAGGTCGCTGGAGATCCAGCGGGGCAAGGGCTCACCCTGGGCCTTCCTGCAGTTCTGTGGGAACCTCTTCAGGTACAAATATAGCCCAAAGGCAGGACTAACAGAGCCAAAATTCCTCCCCAAAGCAATTGAATTGATGCCAATTTGCATTTTTGCACAAGCTAGTTCATTGTTTAATGCTGATACATGCCTGATGTTTAAATTGTGTTTTTGTCTGTTTACTTTGATTGATCTAATCTGTTCAGCATGCTGAGGCAGAACCAGGAGATGGTGGCCGAGCTGGTCGTCACCATGTTTGAGAACCAGACTCTGATGACAGATCTGAAAGAGGCTGAGTATGACCTGGTCCTGACTGACCCAGTGTTCCCTGCCGGGGTCCTGGTGGCCCACTACCTCCAGCTCCCCCTGGTTCTCAATGTGCGCTGGCACCTCAGCGGGGAGGGACACTTTGCCATCGCTCCCTCGCCACTATCCTACGTCCCTCAAATATTCTCCCGCAACTCTGACCTGATGAACTTTGCACAGAGGCTGAGTAACATATTCTACCACTGTCTCAGCTACTACATGTATCGTTACGTCTCCAACCCGCCTTACCAGGCCGTGTGCGACCGCTACTTTGCCCCTGAAGAGGTGGACGTCATATCCCTTATCCAGGGAGCTGATCTGTGGCTGATGAGGGTGGACTTCGTTTTTGAGTTCCCTAGACCCACCATGCCGAATGTGGTCTACACTGGTGGGTTCCAGTGCAAACTCTCCAAGCCTTTACCTGCAGCTTTAGAGGAGTTTGTCCAGAGTTCTGGAGAACACGGGGTGGTGGTGATGTCACTGGGGACTCTGTTGGGTGGACTGGGTCCAGAGATGTCAGAGGTCATAGCCTCAGCCTTCGCCCGGCTGCCCCAGAAGGTGGTGTGGAGACACCTGGGAGAGAGGCCTTTGTCTCTAGGTAACAACACCCTGCTAGTGAAATGGCTGCCTCAGAACGACCTCCTGGGTCACCCCAAAACCAAAGTGTTCGTCACACACGGGGGCACCAACGGGATCTACGAGGCCATCTATCACGGAGTCCCATTGTTGGGTATCCCTCTCATCTTTGACCAGTTTGATAACATGGTGCGCATGAAGGCCAGAGGAGTGGCAGAGGTTATAGAGGTTACAACGTTAGAGGTGGAATTCTTAACACAGACTTTGATGGGCATTCTGGATGAAGAGAAGCCCTACAGAGAGAATATGAGAAGACTATCACGGTTGCACCACGACCGGCCTATAGAACCTTTGGACAGCGCCATCTTCTGGCTGGAGTTTGTTATGCGCCACAAGGGGGCAGCTCACCTACGTACAGAGTCCTATAAGATGCCATGGTATGTCTATCATAATGTGGATGTTCTAGCACTGCTGCTGGGCTCTGCTCTGCTTGTTTTGGTGTTGCTTGTGGTTTCCTGTATGTGCTTGGTAAGAGGATTACGAAAGAGGAGAAAGTCCAAGTTGGAGTGATTATGTTACTTATGGCCTACTTACTTAGTTATTACACAGCTTACAATCCAagcatacagtagatagatatggGGAAAGCAATTGCAATTGTATTTTATGTAGAGAACCTTCCTAATATATCAAAGATATAGGTTATGTATATTTATTACATGCACTTTTTGAATCAAGGTTTTATTGGGTTATTATGATGCAATCCTGCATTTGCTGTGTATTTTCACTCATGTTATCAATTTTATAATACACAGTGTAAATGGTGACAATTTTTATTTGGAATAAAATGAGAATACGTTCAAATGATGCGGAATAAACAGCGAAAGTCTTCTTGATAACTTTGCATTTTCACGTCAATACTTCACAAGCCACTTTTTAAAACCTTTATGGTCAGGTATGCATCAGATCACCACACAGGAAATCCTCACGTGGTGATAACTCTACATCTTGAAAGCAGATTTACACCTTTTGTGAAAACAACGTTTCCTGTTCTTCTGCAAATGCATTCACAGCACTTGGTGTTTTCACATGGCTCTTATCGTATCCTTAATACAAGGCACCATAAACCAATACAGCCTACTGTGTGTTTAGTTGCAACTGTCTGGCAAATATTATACATTTACAACATCTTTACATCTATCcgttaaatatactgtatatttacaaTATATTTACATCTCTTAGATACAATGAATAACCAGGAATGTACATTCATGCAGATGACCATGCAAGGAATACAATGTACTTtccatatggggcggcagggtagcctagtggttagagcattggacttgtaaccggaaggttgcaagttcaaacccccgagctgacaagttacaaatctgtcgttctgcccctgaacaggcagttaacccactgttcctaggccgtcattgaaaattagaatttgttcttaactggttaaataaaggtaaaataaaaaatatcagcATATTTATAGTACAGCCAGAATCTGGGAACTGTACTTTGAACCCTATTCAAACAATAATATGCACCGTAATGAACACATTAGAAATTGCTGAAAGAAAAGCAGAACGACTCTCAAGAAAGCAAACAAAGCTACACTGCTATTTCAATGTGAGTCCATAACGGTGGGGTTTGTGTCTGGATGCGATGGTTGAATAGCAGAGGCACAGACCGACGAGCTCGTTCCCAAAGCCTGGTGATATGTACGAGCAGGTTTTCATTGCTGTGGATGTAAACCAATGGGTTGATGGCACTGTTTAGACACACGAGTGATCGGCTGACTTGGTGAGCAATGTAGATGCCAGCAAACCAATCCTCACATGTGCCTTTGCTTTTCAAAATCCTAGTATTCAGGTTTAGATTTCTGAATATGTGATACGGTATGTAGCAAACTGAGAAGAGTAAAGTCACAATGATCACCAGTTTAAGGCATCTCTGCTTCATCACTTGGTCAATGTTGGGGTTGTTAAAGAGGACCACAGCCACGTGTCCATAGCAACCCAATATGATGAGCAGAGGGATGAAAAATCCAGATACTGTCCACGCAATACTGTAGTCCAGGTAAGCCTTGGTAGAGAAGTTGAAGGTGGTGTCAACGCATTTGACTTTCCCTGAAGAAGAGTTTGTTTTGTCAAAGAACATATCAGGAATAATCTCAATGCAGACTAAACCCCAAACTACAGCTGTGATGACTACAGAGTGGCCCCTTGTTATCCTGCCCATCACTCTCAGTGGGTGGACAATGCTCAGGTACCTGTATACACTAATACATGTGAGGAAACCAATACTGCCATACAAGTTCAAATTGAAGCAGAATCTTGTCATCTTGCAGAAGACTTGTCCAAAGGCCCAGTGACTGCCTGCTGAGTAGTACGCAAACAGAAATGGAAGAGTGAGCAAATACAGAATATCTGCAATTCCAAGGTTCAGAACAAAAATGTTGATATTTCCGAATTTCTTCCAGTTCGCAAACAAGGATTTTAGTCCCCAGCAGTTACCAACAAGGCCGACAATAAACACGGACATATACACTGTAGGTAAGAACGTGTGAGTAAAGTCCATGTTAATGTGTCCACAGGAAATGTTTGTCTTCATTTTCTTTCCTCAACAAAATATTTGATTATAAACAGGTCGGTCTTGCCAAAGATATTATAGCTGGATGAGtataacctgtataaataaatCAAGTTGAATGAAGTCAGATTCTCGGTTTCCTAGTACTCCTCAGTTATTTTCAGTGCTCCGCGTCAGTGTTTTCTATTTAAACTTGTTTGACATTTCCTTGTGGTCTATGTGACAAACTGTATCACTGACTCATACATTAGAATTATGAGATCAATAGGGGTTGCTTTCCTGTTTCTCGGTAGGCATGCAGAAGAGCAGACACACCCAACTACACACAGGAAACCCATGtacgtctacacacacacacacacacaatgataagacagcctataggaaggtcagagacctggcagtgtgctgccaggacaacaacctctccctcaacgtcagcaagacacaggagctgatcgtggactgcaggaaacggagggccgagccacgcccccattcacatcgacagggctgtagtggagagggtcgagagcttcaagttcctcggtgtccacatcactaaggatctatcatggaccaacacacaccaacacagttagagggcacgacaatgcctctttcccctcaggaggctgaaaatatttggcatgggccctcagatcctcaaagagttctacagctgcacccttcagagcatcttgactggctgcatcaccgcttggtatctgaccgcaaggcgttacagagggtagtgcatacaacccagtacatcactggggccgagctccctgccatccaggacctctataccatgcaaattgtcaaagactacaGCCACCAAAATCATagatttcttctttttttttactcatATCTCATTGTAACTATATTTGCACTGATACTGTGAGTCCAATGTAAGTCATTAGATACTGCAAATAAGAAGATACTGTACATGGCTTTCTGACTTTGGGAAGCTACGGCGTATATTGTGGATGTTGAAAGCTATCAAATATCAGCACCCAAATCACTAATAAGTCATAAGGAGTTTTAAGGGAAAGTTACATCACAAATTACAACAATCAAATCTCAATGTAGTAATATCATTAATGAATAATATGCAATATACAAAGGAGCTCAAGCTTTACATAAAAAGGCATTGTGAATGGAAAACAGTTAGGACAAAGTATAAAATCAGTGATACAATTGTACAATATTTCAAAAAGCATTCGAATAGTTTATATTTACAGCAACATTGAAAATAAGTGCAATTTCATCTGACTAAGAACACAAAATAGACACatttataaacaaacaaacaaacaaactgatATAACAGATGGCATTTGCATGTCAAGATACAGTATCTATCAACTCAAAGGTTGGTGTCATTCTGCAAAATAAATTCACTCAAATCAAAGTAACAACACTTGAGTCTAATCCACTCAACTAAGTCAGGTCAAGTGGTCAGGAGAAAATCTGGGGCCTAAAATGAGTCAAGAAAGACAACAAATGACTGTCATCTGGTCTTCTACATACAGCATAAGACTACAGTTGGTCAATTAGTCATAAAtgcatttgttgtgttacagtatttAACTTACATATGCTAGATAGAGGCTAGTATTTTTCTGCACTCTTGCCAACTCCTCGTGGAGTTGCCATGCCTaatgtttggcttgacaatgactCTGTTGTGGAGAGAAACCAGGCTAATATTTGGGGTCAGGGTAGCTAACTAGGGTTTCCTGACCTATTCTTTTCCCCATGAGGTCACCTTATGAGATGTGAtaagagtggaatagagtgggagGTCTTAGTGCAGACGGAGCTTGTCCATTCATATCAGGGCTTTCTTCCCCCGACTCAGTCACAGCTTATCACCTGGAAGATCTTTTCACTTCCCCTATCTATCCGATGAAGTGGGCTACACCTGCTGGATCAAGCCATAATAGACAGAGGCTCCGTTCAAATAATCATACTGGTATACCACTTGTAtggacattggaacacagcaaaGGTGTTGCTCGCAGGTCCTGTCTGGACAGGTCTCAGTATGAGCGTGTCAGTACATGGAGAGGGGTAGGATAGGAGGTGGAGAGCCATGGTGGACGCTCCAGGTTCTCAAGGAGGCATAGGGCCCAGAGGATTGACCTGAACGTCAAGTCTAGCCCCACACGGCAGGGCTCCGGTGAGAGCGTGCGGAGCCTGAGTAGGGTGCAGCTGCATAGGGTCCTGTAGCGGAGTAGGGGCAGTTGTAGTGACAGACACAGGACTGGATCATCATGACTGCCCGGTGAAGACGCCTGCCGGTGGGGCAATGGAAGGCCACCATGGCCGTGCTGATCTGGTAGGGGGTACAGCAGCGGGCGTCGGTGCACTGGCCGCAGTACCGGGGCCGGTAGACCCGTGTGCTGTAGCAGCCCTGGTGCACCAGTCTCACTGGCACCACTGACCTGTAGCTGGGCTCACAATGCCGGGCCCACTGGGAAAACAGATCATCATCGTTAGGCTGCTAGATGAGCTCATGGTTGCTGAGAATAGAGGTTAATGTATGTATTATTAGACTGGGAATGAACTCAAATGTACTTATTGAAGAAAAACACATTTACCCTAATACATCTACTGTACACATTCTTATATTTTTTCCACCTCAAGCATTTTCCAGTATGACCATTTCACAGACTGAGCAATGGGCACTTTATACCAATATAGTAGAGTCTAGGTGACAGGAACACACATTTTAACACATACATGAGGCTTACGTATGGCTCCTGTTAACATAACCTATTAACCCCAAATTACACTTAAGGTTGGGGTAGACGTGGAGTTAGGGTAGGGGGGTAAAGACGTGGGGCAGAGAGTCTGGGAAGATATTAACTCACCATGGGGCTCCTGTGTGGCTGGAGTGCCTGACAGGGCCGGACCTTACAAAGACGGCTCTGCATCTCGAGCCGACAGGCTGGGTTCTTGTTGGAGACCCGCGTGGAGACCCCAGCACCACAGGTTTGGGAACATGCACTCCACTCTGTACTCTGGTCTATACAGTTAGAGGGACCCGACAGGCCTTGCCACAAACTGGAGGCTGGAGAGAGGAGGCCAGGATAAAAATGAGACCGAATGGTGAATTTCCTGAAGAAAACTTGAGTACTTCCTTCAGCTGTCTAAAATAAGAATAATAAGTACGGGGAATAACAGTAGTGTGCTTCGAGCAAACACACTAATGGGACAATGAGGAATGAGTGACTTGTCACGA
The sequence above is a segment of the Oncorhynchus nerka isolate Pitt River linkage group LG20, Oner_Uvic_2.0, whole genome shotgun sequence genome. Coding sequences within it:
- the LOC115102505 gene encoding UDP-glucuronosyltransferase 2A2-like isoform X1 — encoded protein: MDFRVMGSCVALVPVLLLLSSLQHTSEAGRVLVYPVDGSHWLNMRILVEALHTQGHQVTILRSSTSWYVAEHSPHYTSITVPQAQPQNIESQEFMAHFLKRSLEIQRGKGSPWAFLQFCGNLFSMLRQNQEMVAELVVTMFENQTLMTDLKEAEYDLVLTDPVFPAGVLVAHYLQLPLVLNVRWHLSGEGHFAIAPSPLSYVPQIFSRNSDLMNFAQRLSNIFYHCLSYYMYRYVSNPPYQAVCDRYFAPEEVDVISLIQGADLWLMRVDFVFEFPRPTMPNVVYTGGFQCKLSKPLPAALEEFVQSSGEHGVVVMSLGTLLGGLGPEMSEVIASAFARLPQKVVWRHLGERPLSLGNNTLLVKWLPQNDLLGHPKTKVFVTHGGTNGIYEAIYHGVPLLGIPLIFDQFDNMVRMKARGVAEVIEVTTLEVEFLTQTLMGILDEEKPYRENMRRLSRLHHDRPIEPLDSAIFWLEFVMRHKGAAHLRTESYKMPWYVYHNVDVLALLLGSALLVLVLLVVSCMCLVRGLRKRRKSKLE
- the LOC115102505 gene encoding UDP-glucuronosyltransferase 2A2-like isoform X2; this encodes MGSCVALVPVLLLLSSLQHTSEAGRVLVYPVDGSHWLNMRILVEALHTQGHQVTILRSSTSWYVAEHSPHYTSITVPQAQPQNIESQEFMAHFLKRSLEIQRGKGSPWAFLQFCGNLFSMLRQNQEMVAELVVTMFENQTLMTDLKEAEYDLVLTDPVFPAGVLVAHYLQLPLVLNVRWHLSGEGHFAIAPSPLSYVPQIFSRNSDLMNFAQRLSNIFYHCLSYYMYRYVSNPPYQAVCDRYFAPEEVDVISLIQGADLWLMRVDFVFEFPRPTMPNVVYTGGFQCKLSKPLPAALEEFVQSSGEHGVVVMSLGTLLGGLGPEMSEVIASAFARLPQKVVWRHLGERPLSLGNNTLLVKWLPQNDLLGHPKTKVFVTHGGTNGIYEAIYHGVPLLGIPLIFDQFDNMVRMKARGVAEVIEVTTLEVEFLTQTLMGILDEEKPYRENMRRLSRLHHDRPIEPLDSAIFWLEFVMRHKGAAHLRTESYKMPWYVYHNVDVLALLLGSALLVLVLLVVSCMCLVRGLRKRRKSKLE
- the LOC115101689 gene encoding P2Y purinoceptor 1-like, producing MKTNISCGHINMDFTHTFLPTVYMSVFIVGLVGNCWGLKSLFANWKKFGNINIFVLNLGIADILYLLTLPFLFAYYSAGSHWAFGQVFCKMTRFCFNLNLYGSIGFLTCISVYRYLSIVHPLRVMGRITRGHSVVITAVVWGLVCIEIIPDMFFDKTNSSSGKVKCVDTTFNFSTKAYLDYSIAWTVSGFFIPLLIILGCYGHVAVVLFNNPNIDQVMKQRCLKLVIIVTLLFSVCYIPYHIFRNLNLNTRILKSKGTCEDWFAGIYIAHQVSRSLVCLNSAINPLVYIHSNENLLVHITRLWERARRSVPLLFNHRIQTQTPPLWTHIEIAV